A DNA window from Drosophila biarmipes strain raj3 chromosome 2R, RU_DBia_V1.1, whole genome shotgun sequence contains the following coding sequences:
- the LOC108029768 gene encoding uncharacterized protein LOC108029768 isoform X2: MASNFPPMAIRIWMEKLKKGVGQPVAVLERSLLNFMSAASLSVTNAMERGILLPRVGGARSKRLTLTFCQKVSSLPSCTEDPYCFECHLPGVLKKCASCKRCFHEDCQRKDPEKPNYSVPSDKNQPYRFPTEVSESDKEPDISTQTLEASQIPTPKPLLDHNSNINQKPIATSEFLKHESPEWDDDVFFVSEQKGTRQRKQARVKDELQTSSESDGGSDLERCTRCRLLALAALLNPPQLEKQELGRLLSYSWEKHYSWISMDVSKYMAKHWNERDQALVRRTLFRTKILGLSDIERNIETEKYKYLAEFLMDLLDLQHNIAVFFGPKSVEYNATKWLLRDVTHDIREIRRCPDCYRYSNEASLSQLWFAKPCLQRHELVFAKQTGSPPWPAKVMSVSRRQPIKYDVRFFGGSHSRALISERDITPIESDIQSHIKPRNSRALSAALRELQCHMILSHYSASLFGFHADPTVAENLIQVALSHCTKTTENGSTGKRGRPSTPATPGTAKKRRLNLTASDTPSPVPIRGISDSVTFQNLTAEILQAHLLSCQSELNAMKKKLNEVKRKQWCYLCLEEAVFTCCFTASYCSAECQRRDRKRHQATCKVNL, encoded by the exons ATGGCCAGCAATTTTCCCCCGATGGCCATCCGGATTTGGATGGAAAAGCTGAAGAAGGGCGTTGGCCAGCCAGTGGCTGTCCTAGAACGCTCCCTGCTTAACTTCATGAGTGCCG CTAGTTTGTCCGTGACAAATGCGATGGAGCGAGGCATCCTGCTGCCCAGAGTTGGCGGCGCAAGGTCCAAGAGGCTGACCCTCACCTTTTGCCAGAAAGTGAGCAGCCTTCCCAGTTGCACAGAAGATCCCTACTGCTTCGAGTGTCATTTGCCCGGAGTCTTGAAGAAATGCGCATCCTGTAAACGCTGCTTTCACGAGGATTGCCAGCGCAAGGATCCCGAGAAGCCCAACTACTCGGTGCCCTCGGACAAGAATCAGCCCTACCGGTTTCCGACAGAGGTCAGCGAGTCGGACAAGGAGCCGGACATCAGCACACAGACCTTGGAGGCTTCCCAAATACCCACGCCAAAACCCCTGCTCGACCACAATAGCAACATCAACCAGAAACCAATAGCCACTTCGGAATTTCTCAAGCACGAGAGCCCCGAGTGGGATGACGATGTATTCTTTGTGAGCGAGCAAAAGGGCACACGCCAGCGAAAGCAAGCCAGGGTCAAGGATGAACTGCAGACTAGTTCGGAAAGCGACGGGGGCAGTGATCTAGAGCGCTGCACACGTTGCCGTCTACTCGCCCTGGCCGCTCTCCTCAATCCGCCGCAGTTGGAAAAACAGGAACTGGGTCGCCTTTTGAGTTATTCTTGGGAAAAGCACTACTCCTGGATCTCTATGGACGTGTCCAAGTACATGGCCAAGCACTGGAACGAACGCGACCAGGCGCTGGTTAGGCGCACCCTTTTTAGGACGAAGATCTTGGGGCTGTCCGACATCGAGCGAAATATCGAAACTGAGAAGTATAAGTATCTAGCGGAGTTTCTAATGGACCTGCTCGATCTGCAACACAACATTGCAGTGTTCTTTGGGCCTAAGAGCGTCGAGTACAACGCTACTAAGTGGTTGTTGAGGGATGTGACGCACGATATCCGGGAAATCCGACGTTGTCCCGACTGCTATAGGTACTCCAACGAGGCCAGTCTGTCTCAGCTCTGGTTTGCCAAGCCCTGCCTCCAGCGGCACGAATTGGTATTTGCCAAACAAACTGGGTCGCCACCCTGGCCCGCAAAG GTTATGAGCGTTTCAAGAAGGCAGCCCATCAAGTACGATGTCCGCTTTTTCGGTGGCTCTCATTCCCGGGCACTCATCTCTGAACGTGATATAACTCCCATAGAATCTGACATTCAATCGCATATTAAGCCACGGAATTCTCGAGCCCTCAGTGCCGCTTTGAGGGAACTGCAGTGTCACATGATCTTGTCACACTATTCTGCCTCGCTGTTTGGGTTTCATGCAGATCCCACCGTTGCCGAGAATCTCATCCAGGTAGCCCTATCTCATTGCACGAAAACAACCGAAAATGGTTCGACTGGCAAGAGAGGAAGACCGTCAACTCCGGCCACTCCCggcactgcaaaaaaaagacGGCTTAATTTAACCGCTTCAGATACCCCCTCTCCGGTGCCCATTCGTGGGATTTCTGACTCCGTTACCTTTCAAAATCTAACCGCCGAAATACTTCAGGCGCACCTGCTGAGCTGCCAGAGCGAGCTGAACGCCATGAAAAAGAAGCTGAATGAAGTAAAAAGGAAGCAGTGGTGCTACCTGTGTCTGGAAGAGGCCGTCTTCACGTGCTGCTTTACTGCGTCCTATTGCAGCGCAGAGTGCCAGCGCCGCGATAGGAAACGCCACCAGGCCACTTGCAAAGTCAATCtctaa
- the LOC108029768 gene encoding uncharacterized protein LOC108029768 isoform X1, translating into MASNFPPMAIRIWMEKLKKGVGQPVAVLERSLLNFMSAEAASLSVTNAMERGILLPRVGGARSKRLTLTFCQKVSSLPSCTEDPYCFECHLPGVLKKCASCKRCFHEDCQRKDPEKPNYSVPSDKNQPYRFPTEVSESDKEPDISTQTLEASQIPTPKPLLDHNSNINQKPIATSEFLKHESPEWDDDVFFVSEQKGTRQRKQARVKDELQTSSESDGGSDLERCTRCRLLALAALLNPPQLEKQELGRLLSYSWEKHYSWISMDVSKYMAKHWNERDQALVRRTLFRTKILGLSDIERNIETEKYKYLAEFLMDLLDLQHNIAVFFGPKSVEYNATKWLLRDVTHDIREIRRCPDCYRYSNEASLSQLWFAKPCLQRHELVFAKQTGSPPWPAKVMSVSRRQPIKYDVRFFGGSHSRALISERDITPIESDIQSHIKPRNSRALSAALRELQCHMILSHYSASLFGFHADPTVAENLIQVALSHCTKTTENGSTGKRGRPSTPATPGTAKKRRLNLTASDTPSPVPIRGISDSVTFQNLTAEILQAHLLSCQSELNAMKKKLNEVKRKQWCYLCLEEAVFTCCFTASYCSAECQRRDRKRHQATCKVNL; encoded by the exons ATGGCCAGCAATTTTCCCCCGATGGCCATCCGGATTTGGATGGAAAAGCTGAAGAAGGGCGTTGGCCAGCCAGTGGCTGTCCTAGAACGCTCCCTGCTTAACTTCATGAGTGCCG AGGCAGCTAGTTTGTCCGTGACAAATGCGATGGAGCGAGGCATCCTGCTGCCCAGAGTTGGCGGCGCAAGGTCCAAGAGGCTGACCCTCACCTTTTGCCAGAAAGTGAGCAGCCTTCCCAGTTGCACAGAAGATCCCTACTGCTTCGAGTGTCATTTGCCCGGAGTCTTGAAGAAATGCGCATCCTGTAAACGCTGCTTTCACGAGGATTGCCAGCGCAAGGATCCCGAGAAGCCCAACTACTCGGTGCCCTCGGACAAGAATCAGCCCTACCGGTTTCCGACAGAGGTCAGCGAGTCGGACAAGGAGCCGGACATCAGCACACAGACCTTGGAGGCTTCCCAAATACCCACGCCAAAACCCCTGCTCGACCACAATAGCAACATCAACCAGAAACCAATAGCCACTTCGGAATTTCTCAAGCACGAGAGCCCCGAGTGGGATGACGATGTATTCTTTGTGAGCGAGCAAAAGGGCACACGCCAGCGAAAGCAAGCCAGGGTCAAGGATGAACTGCAGACTAGTTCGGAAAGCGACGGGGGCAGTGATCTAGAGCGCTGCACACGTTGCCGTCTACTCGCCCTGGCCGCTCTCCTCAATCCGCCGCAGTTGGAAAAACAGGAACTGGGTCGCCTTTTGAGTTATTCTTGGGAAAAGCACTACTCCTGGATCTCTATGGACGTGTCCAAGTACATGGCCAAGCACTGGAACGAACGCGACCAGGCGCTGGTTAGGCGCACCCTTTTTAGGACGAAGATCTTGGGGCTGTCCGACATCGAGCGAAATATCGAAACTGAGAAGTATAAGTATCTAGCGGAGTTTCTAATGGACCTGCTCGATCTGCAACACAACATTGCAGTGTTCTTTGGGCCTAAGAGCGTCGAGTACAACGCTACTAAGTGGTTGTTGAGGGATGTGACGCACGATATCCGGGAAATCCGACGTTGTCCCGACTGCTATAGGTACTCCAACGAGGCCAGTCTGTCTCAGCTCTGGTTTGCCAAGCCCTGCCTCCAGCGGCACGAATTGGTATTTGCCAAACAAACTGGGTCGCCACCCTGGCCCGCAAAG GTTATGAGCGTTTCAAGAAGGCAGCCCATCAAGTACGATGTCCGCTTTTTCGGTGGCTCTCATTCCCGGGCACTCATCTCTGAACGTGATATAACTCCCATAGAATCTGACATTCAATCGCATATTAAGCCACGGAATTCTCGAGCCCTCAGTGCCGCTTTGAGGGAACTGCAGTGTCACATGATCTTGTCACACTATTCTGCCTCGCTGTTTGGGTTTCATGCAGATCCCACCGTTGCCGAGAATCTCATCCAGGTAGCCCTATCTCATTGCACGAAAACAACCGAAAATGGTTCGACTGGCAAGAGAGGAAGACCGTCAACTCCGGCCACTCCCggcactgcaaaaaaaagacGGCTTAATTTAACCGCTTCAGATACCCCCTCTCCGGTGCCCATTCGTGGGATTTCTGACTCCGTTACCTTTCAAAATCTAACCGCCGAAATACTTCAGGCGCACCTGCTGAGCTGCCAGAGCGAGCTGAACGCCATGAAAAAGAAGCTGAATGAAGTAAAAAGGAAGCAGTGGTGCTACCTGTGTCTGGAAGAGGCCGTCTTCACGTGCTGCTTTACTGCGTCCTATTGCAGCGCAGAGTGCCAGCGCCGCGATAGGAAACGCCACCAGGCCACTTGCAAAGTCAATCtctaa
- the LOC127010964 gene encoding zinc finger BED domain-containing protein 4-like, giving the protein MLSKWLKLWSRNSIVQSPMEKSTPPMEPTPPVEHGPSKVFSFLDSKLKAKINSPRTDAVILLRQHLETQNEPETCDPLKYWKTRADIYESLQQVALKYLCVPGTSCESERCFSKAGQIVSDRRTRLEPDVVDKLMFINKNQDIFP; this is encoded by the exons ATGCTGAGCAAGTGGCTAAAGCTTTGGAGCAGGAACTCCATAGTACAATCTCCAATGGAAAAATCCACACCGCCGATGGAGCCTACACCACCAGTTGAACACGGCCCCTCCAAGGTTTTTTCATTCCTTGATTCTAAATTAAAAGCGAAGATAAATTCACCGCGAACCGACGCTGTGATCCTACTAAGACAGCATCTCGAAACCCAAAACGAGCCTGAAACATGCGACCCACTAAAATATTGGAAG ACAAGAGCAGATATATACGAATCGCTGCAACAGGTTGCACTTAAATACCTTTGTGTACCAGGAACATCCTGTGAGTCCGAAAGGTGCTTCAGCAAAGCTGGACAGATAGTGTCGGATCGGCGCACAAGGCTCGAGCCTGATGTAGTGGACAAGTTAATGTTTATTAACAAAAATCAAGATATTTTTCCTTAA
- the LOC108029521 gene encoding putative inorganic phosphate cotransporter isoform X2: MGFDTSEDKARPTGFGARHWQAILLFVGMMINYFQRVNISAGIVPMTQSTAGAPFYNWDTSDKSLILSSFFWGYVVSQVPAGLLAKRFGAKLVLGSATAIGGILCFFHPLAAKSGWKTICVLRVLTGLVQGTVYPCVHTLLAKWVPRTERGLLTTGVYSGAQFGTAVILVTSGFIFESSMGWPGLFYLSGGLSLAWALLFFWQAANEPASAGRISKSEVEYIESLTGSNSSSQSMPVPWLSIFKSPAFYGLLAAHCGFTWGFYTLLTEIPTYMSRVLQLNVKSNAFLSSLPYFAMGLLCFVVSPISDLLINRGAITITMARKVFNSIGQWAPMACLIGLGYMTAEEKTWAILLLTLAVGINAGCFCGYLINHIDLSPNFAGPMMGVTNGIAGVTSIVAPLVVGAIITDEEDPSQWRLVFFITGGIYLVCNTLFVIFGKGTIQPWNEPPSMSSTMTLRNNQENDSKSIAPTFDKDNRF; the protein is encoded by the exons ATGGGTTTCGACACCTCCGAGGATAAGGCAAGGC CCACCGGTTTTGGAGCACGCCACTGGCAGGCAATCCTCCTGTTCGTTGGCATGATGATCAACTACTTCCAGCGAGTGAACATCTCAGCCGGTATTGTGCCCATGACCCAATCCACCGCAGGTGCTCCATTCTACAATTGGGATACGTCGGATAAGTCCTTGATCCTCAGCAGCTTTTTCTGGGGCTATGTGGTCTCCCAGGTGCCGGCAG GACTCCTAGCAAAGCGATTTGGCGCCAAGTTAGTCCTAGGTTCGGCGACGGCAATTGGTGGCATCCTGTGCTTCTTTCATCCCCTGGCAGCCAAAAGTGGCTGGAAGACTATTTGTGTTCTGCGCGTCCTCACCGGACTGGTACAGGGAACTGTCTATCCGTGTGTTCACACTCTGCTGGCCAAGTGGGTGCCTCGCACGGAGCGAGGATTACTTACTACGGGCGTATATTCGGGAGCACAGTTCGGTACGGCCGTTATCCTGGTCACAAGTGGCTTTATCTTTGAATCCAGCATGGGCTGGCCGGGATTGTTCTACCTGTCCGGCGGTCTGAGCCTGGCCTGGGCGCTGCTGTTCTTCTGGCAAGCGGCCAATGAACCCGCCTCAGCGGGCAGGATCAGCAAAAGCGAGGTGGAGTACATCGAGAGCCTTACGGGTAGCAATAGCTCAAGTCAG TCTATGCCCGTGCCCTGGTTGTCGATCTTCAAGTCTCCAGCCTTCTACGGTCTGTTGGCAGCCCATTGTGGATTCACCTGGGGCTTCTACACACTACTCACTGAAATTCCCACGTACATGAGCAGAGTTCTGCAGCTTAACGTCAAGTCCAATGCCTTTCTCTCCTCGCTGCCGTACTTTGCCATGGGCTTGCTTTGCTTTGTGGTCAGTCCCATATCGGATTTGCTCATCAACCGTGGCGCCATCACGATCACCATGGCCCGGAAGGTGTTCAACTCAATAGGACAGTGGGCACCGATGGCCTGTTTGATTGGATTGGGATACATGACCGCGGAAGAGAAGACGTGGGCCATCCTTCTGCTGACGCTAGCCGTGGGTATCAATGCGGGCTGCTTCTGCGGCTACTTGATCAATCACATCGATCTATCGCCGAACTTTGCCGGCCCCATGATGGGAGTGACCAATGGTATTGCGGGCGTGACCTCTATCGTGGCTCCTTTGGTGGTGGGAGCGATCATAACAGATGAGGAGGATCCCAGCCAGTGGCGACTGGTGTTCTTCATAACGGGAGGAATTTACCTAGTGTGCAACACCTTGTTTGTGATATTTGGCAAGGGGACTATTCAACCGTGGAATGAGCCGCCTTCCATGTCCAGCACGATGACGCTGCGCAACAACCAAGAGAACGATTCAAAGTCCATTGCCCCAACATTCGACAAGGATAATCGGTTCTGA
- the LOC108029521 gene encoding putative inorganic phosphate cotransporter isoform X1 codes for MVYYSNGERRPLLVRVLPSPLRKFGSTGFGARHWQAILLFVGMMINYFQRVNISAGIVPMTQSTAGAPFYNWDTSDKSLILSSFFWGYVVSQVPAGLLAKRFGAKLVLGSATAIGGILCFFHPLAAKSGWKTICVLRVLTGLVQGTVYPCVHTLLAKWVPRTERGLLTTGVYSGAQFGTAVILVTSGFIFESSMGWPGLFYLSGGLSLAWALLFFWQAANEPASAGRISKSEVEYIESLTGSNSSSQSMPVPWLSIFKSPAFYGLLAAHCGFTWGFYTLLTEIPTYMSRVLQLNVKSNAFLSSLPYFAMGLLCFVVSPISDLLINRGAITITMARKVFNSIGQWAPMACLIGLGYMTAEEKTWAILLLTLAVGINAGCFCGYLINHIDLSPNFAGPMMGVTNGIAGVTSIVAPLVVGAIITDEEDPSQWRLVFFITGGIYLVCNTLFVIFGKGTIQPWNEPPSMSSTMTLRNNQENDSKSIAPTFDKDNRF; via the exons ATGGTTTATTATTCCAACGGAGAAAGAAGGCCCCTGCTAGTACGCGTATTACCAAGTCCGCTCAGGAAATTTGGCT CCACCGGTTTTGGAGCACGCCACTGGCAGGCAATCCTCCTGTTCGTTGGCATGATGATCAACTACTTCCAGCGAGTGAACATCTCAGCCGGTATTGTGCCCATGACCCAATCCACCGCAGGTGCTCCATTCTACAATTGGGATACGTCGGATAAGTCCTTGATCCTCAGCAGCTTTTTCTGGGGCTATGTGGTCTCCCAGGTGCCGGCAG GACTCCTAGCAAAGCGATTTGGCGCCAAGTTAGTCCTAGGTTCGGCGACGGCAATTGGTGGCATCCTGTGCTTCTTTCATCCCCTGGCAGCCAAAAGTGGCTGGAAGACTATTTGTGTTCTGCGCGTCCTCACCGGACTGGTACAGGGAACTGTCTATCCGTGTGTTCACACTCTGCTGGCCAAGTGGGTGCCTCGCACGGAGCGAGGATTACTTACTACGGGCGTATATTCGGGAGCACAGTTCGGTACGGCCGTTATCCTGGTCACAAGTGGCTTTATCTTTGAATCCAGCATGGGCTGGCCGGGATTGTTCTACCTGTCCGGCGGTCTGAGCCTGGCCTGGGCGCTGCTGTTCTTCTGGCAAGCGGCCAATGAACCCGCCTCAGCGGGCAGGATCAGCAAAAGCGAGGTGGAGTACATCGAGAGCCTTACGGGTAGCAATAGCTCAAGTCAG TCTATGCCCGTGCCCTGGTTGTCGATCTTCAAGTCTCCAGCCTTCTACGGTCTGTTGGCAGCCCATTGTGGATTCACCTGGGGCTTCTACACACTACTCACTGAAATTCCCACGTACATGAGCAGAGTTCTGCAGCTTAACGTCAAGTCCAATGCCTTTCTCTCCTCGCTGCCGTACTTTGCCATGGGCTTGCTTTGCTTTGTGGTCAGTCCCATATCGGATTTGCTCATCAACCGTGGCGCCATCACGATCACCATGGCCCGGAAGGTGTTCAACTCAATAGGACAGTGGGCACCGATGGCCTGTTTGATTGGATTGGGATACATGACCGCGGAAGAGAAGACGTGGGCCATCCTTCTGCTGACGCTAGCCGTGGGTATCAATGCGGGCTGCTTCTGCGGCTACTTGATCAATCACATCGATCTATCGCCGAACTTTGCCGGCCCCATGATGGGAGTGACCAATGGTATTGCGGGCGTGACCTCTATCGTGGCTCCTTTGGTGGTGGGAGCGATCATAACAGATGAGGAGGATCCCAGCCAGTGGCGACTGGTGTTCTTCATAACGGGAGGAATTTACCTAGTGTGCAACACCTTGTTTGTGATATTTGGCAAGGGGACTATTCAACCGTGGAATGAGCCGCCTTCCATGTCCAGCACGATGACGCTGCGCAACAACCAAGAGAACGATTCAAAGTCCATTGCCCCAACATTCGACAAGGATAATCGGTTCTGA
- the LOC108029521 gene encoding putative inorganic phosphate cotransporter isoform X3, protein MMINYFQRVNISAGIVPMTQSTAGAPFYNWDTSDKSLILSSFFWGYVVSQVPAGLLAKRFGAKLVLGSATAIGGILCFFHPLAAKSGWKTICVLRVLTGLVQGTVYPCVHTLLAKWVPRTERGLLTTGVYSGAQFGTAVILVTSGFIFESSMGWPGLFYLSGGLSLAWALLFFWQAANEPASAGRISKSEVEYIESLTGSNSSSQSMPVPWLSIFKSPAFYGLLAAHCGFTWGFYTLLTEIPTYMSRVLQLNVKSNAFLSSLPYFAMGLLCFVVSPISDLLINRGAITITMARKVFNSIGQWAPMACLIGLGYMTAEEKTWAILLLTLAVGINAGCFCGYLINHIDLSPNFAGPMMGVTNGIAGVTSIVAPLVVGAIITDEEDPSQWRLVFFITGGIYLVCNTLFVIFGKGTIQPWNEPPSMSSTMTLRNNQENDSKSIAPTFDKDNRF, encoded by the exons ATGATGATCAACTACTTCCAGCGAGTGAACATCTCAGCCGGTATTGTGCCCATGACCCAATCCACCGCAGGTGCTCCATTCTACAATTGGGATACGTCGGATAAGTCCTTGATCCTCAGCAGCTTTTTCTGGGGCTATGTGGTCTCCCAGGTGCCGGCAG GACTCCTAGCAAAGCGATTTGGCGCCAAGTTAGTCCTAGGTTCGGCGACGGCAATTGGTGGCATCCTGTGCTTCTTTCATCCCCTGGCAGCCAAAAGTGGCTGGAAGACTATTTGTGTTCTGCGCGTCCTCACCGGACTGGTACAGGGAACTGTCTATCCGTGTGTTCACACTCTGCTGGCCAAGTGGGTGCCTCGCACGGAGCGAGGATTACTTACTACGGGCGTATATTCGGGAGCACAGTTCGGTACGGCCGTTATCCTGGTCACAAGTGGCTTTATCTTTGAATCCAGCATGGGCTGGCCGGGATTGTTCTACCTGTCCGGCGGTCTGAGCCTGGCCTGGGCGCTGCTGTTCTTCTGGCAAGCGGCCAATGAACCCGCCTCAGCGGGCAGGATCAGCAAAAGCGAGGTGGAGTACATCGAGAGCCTTACGGGTAGCAATAGCTCAAGTCAG TCTATGCCCGTGCCCTGGTTGTCGATCTTCAAGTCTCCAGCCTTCTACGGTCTGTTGGCAGCCCATTGTGGATTCACCTGGGGCTTCTACACACTACTCACTGAAATTCCCACGTACATGAGCAGAGTTCTGCAGCTTAACGTCAAGTCCAATGCCTTTCTCTCCTCGCTGCCGTACTTTGCCATGGGCTTGCTTTGCTTTGTGGTCAGTCCCATATCGGATTTGCTCATCAACCGTGGCGCCATCACGATCACCATGGCCCGGAAGGTGTTCAACTCAATAGGACAGTGGGCACCGATGGCCTGTTTGATTGGATTGGGATACATGACCGCGGAAGAGAAGACGTGGGCCATCCTTCTGCTGACGCTAGCCGTGGGTATCAATGCGGGCTGCTTCTGCGGCTACTTGATCAATCACATCGATCTATCGCCGAACTTTGCCGGCCCCATGATGGGAGTGACCAATGGTATTGCGGGCGTGACCTCTATCGTGGCTCCTTTGGTGGTGGGAGCGATCATAACAGATGAGGAGGATCCCAGCCAGTGGCGACTGGTGTTCTTCATAACGGGAGGAATTTACCTAGTGTGCAACACCTTGTTTGTGATATTTGGCAAGGGGACTATTCAACCGTGGAATGAGCCGCCTTCCATGTCCAGCACGATGACGCTGCGCAACAACCAAGAGAACGATTCAAAGTCCATTGCCCCAACATTCGACAAGGATAATCGGTTCTGA
- the LOC108029526 gene encoding uncharacterized protein LOC108029526 has product MFSRENEKCLLCILVLALTVGVANCYVVEPPIIQVEMDRAGMHRSLTYRLRFDYPLVGKDCEYGLLQAFPASVYISTDELDDLQRLKRLSAVYPKFVNIEVATERAQPFFVLLRGTPKITETLALPVHFRYHAPSDKRSAATVAIPLPELYLNCPMGDNELIENDLVARPDKHYCLNAAESRFDENVVKDGQPTTMANLERCNWRRVHVDCQLKTPLRAEMPVGQANAYGRVLCATILLGWSLALWTIIRSMANTRRINQRLNEQRLLQQKVK; this is encoded by the exons atgttttccaggGAAAACgagaaatgtttattgtgtatTTTGGTTTTGGCCTTAACGGTAGGAGTTGCCAACTGTTATGTGGTGGAACCACCCATTATTCAAGTGGAAATGGACAGAGCCGGCATGCACAG GTCCCTCACGTATCGCCTGCGATTCGACTACCCGCTGGTGGGCAAGGATTGCGAGTACGGGCTACTCCAGGCATTTCCCGCATCTGTTTACATAAGCACAGACGAACTGGACGACTTGCAGCGTTTGAAGAGG TTAAGTGCCGTCTACCCGAAGTTCGTCAACATTGAAGTGGCCACGGAACGGGCGCAGCCCTTCTTCGTTTTACTGCGCGGCACACCCAAGATTACTGAGACACTGGCCTTGCCCGTGCATTTCCGCTACCATGCCCCCAGTGATAAGCG GTCGGCGGCCACGGTGGCCATACCCCTGCCAGAGCTCTATCTCAACTGCCCGATGGGCGATAATGAGCTGATCGAGAACGACTTGGTTGCCCGGCCCGATAAGCATTACTGCCTGAATGCGGCGGAAAGCCGCTTTGATGAGAACGTCGTCAAGGATGGCCAGCCGACGACCATGGCGAATCTGGAGCGCTGCAACTGGAGGCGTGTGCACGTGGACTGCCAGCTAAAGACGCCCTTACGTGCCGAGATGCCAGTGGGACAGGCGAACGCCTATGGCCGGGTGCTGTGCGCCACCATCCTCCTCGGGTGGTCCCTAGCCCTGTGGACCATCATTCGTTCGATGGCCAACACGCGACGCATCAATCAGCGCCTCAACGAGCAGCGCCTGCTACAGCAAAAGGTCAAGTAA
- the LOC108029523 gene encoding uncharacterized protein LOC108029523, whose amino-acid sequence MLLPRYFSWSLQRCTMAFYAVASGRKAGVYGSWTECEEQVKGFKNAKYKKFNSRQEAEQFVNGCRSVYAPQDAAVPLRQKQAAPASWKERIDRIQKPKYTEAWPEEDDDLVEDELNAAMNEVEGDPKPASSYGSLADILNRKRKGKESVDTRNKIPRHASHVSEATGLKQVGGFQFEIDAEGYVIVYTDGSCIGNGRLGACAGYGVYFGKNHQLNAAKPVEGRVTNNVGEIQAAIHAIKTALDLGIKKLCICTDSQFLINSITLWVEGWKKRDWKLKNNQPVKNVVDFKELDKLLQNNSIRVKWNYVEAHKGIEGNEMADKLARKGSAMYKERNS is encoded by the exons ATGCTACTACCCCGGTATTTTTCTTGGAGCCTCCAGCGCTGCACGATGGCCTTCTACGCCGTAGCCAGTGGTCGAAAGGCAGGAGTATACGGCTCTTGGACGGAGTGCGAGGAGCAGGTCAAGGGCTTCAAAAACGCCAAGTACAAGAAGTTCAACTCGCGACAAGAGGCGGAGCAGTTTGTCAATGGTTGTAGATCGGTGTATGCTCCGCAGGATGCGGCGGTGCCCCTACGCCAGAAGCAGGCAGCTCCAGCAAGCTGGAAGGAGAGGATCGATAGGATCCAGAAGCCCAAGTACACAGAGGCCTGGCCCGAAGAGGATGATGACCTTGTTGAAGATGAGCTG AACGCTGCAATGAACGAAGTGGAGGGAGATCCAAAACCAGCATCTAGCTATGGCAGTTTG GCAGACATCCTCAATCGCAAGAGAAAAGGCAAGGAATCTGTTGACACTAGAAATAAAATTCCACGACATGCATCTCACGTCTCCGAAGCCACGGGACTCAAGCAGGTGGGTGGATTCCAGTTCGAGATCGACGCCGAGGGCTATGTGATTGTGTACACAGATGGCTCTTGCATAGGAAATGGGCGTCTAGGAGCCTGTGCCGGCTATGGCGtttattttggcaaaaatcaCCAGCT AAATGCAGCCAAGCCCGTGGAAGGCCGCGTCACCAACAATGTCGGGGAAATACAGGCGGCAATTCATGCCATAAAAACCGCTTTGGATTTGGGAATCAAGAAGCTATGCATCTGCACCGACTCGCAGTTCCTGATCAACTCCATCACCTTGTGGGTTGAGGGTTGGAAGAAAAGAGACTGGAAGCTGAAGAACAATCAGCCCGTTAAAAACGTAGTTGACTTCAAGGAGTTGGATAAGCTGCTTCAAAACAACAGTATAAGAGTAAAATGG AACTACGTGGAGGCACACAAGGGCATAGAGGGCAACGAAATGGCAGATAAATTAGCGCGAAAAGGATCCGCTATGTATAAGGAAAGGAACTCCTGA